In the Gammaproteobacteria bacterium genome, one interval contains:
- a CDS encoding glycosyltransferase encodes MLAPWRPWSTREQLTATPSPPDSDLHDVTVIIHARNEASHIAETLRALARQGHGLQVIVIDDQSTDATEFEARAVTALTPMCLRGEPLPTGWTGKLWALEQGRRLARTPLTLALDADIVLAPDIIATARDKLSRERLDMLSLVAAPRMQSALEKLAMPAFVYFFKLLYPFGLSNSRHSRIAAAAGGFVLVRTSMLDEIDAFASLKGELIDDCALAMKVKRAGGNIWLGLSHAVISQRRNQQLADLWRMVSRTAFTQLRYSGVALCVCTVTMFIAFVSPLLAMSSAHAATRVVSIAALAMMMLSYLPTLLYYRRSPAWVLSLPLAALLYLAMTWGSAIGYWRGRRASWKGRVYRAETL; translated from the coding sequence ATGCTCGCGCCCTGGCGTCCGTGGAGCACGCGCGAGCAGCTGACGGCGACTCCCTCGCCACCGGACTCCGACCTGCACGATGTCACGGTCATCATCCACGCCCGCAACGAGGCCTCACATATCGCTGAGACCCTGCGCGCCCTGGCGCGGCAGGGACACGGATTGCAGGTGATAGTCATCGACGATCAATCCACGGACGCCACGGAGTTTGAGGCACGCGCCGTGACTGCGCTGACACCGATGTGTCTGCGCGGCGAGCCATTGCCCACGGGCTGGACCGGCAAGCTGTGGGCACTTGAACAGGGCCGGCGACTTGCCCGCACTCCGCTGACCCTGGCCTTGGACGCCGACATCGTACTGGCGCCGGATATTATCGCTACGGCGCGCGACAAGCTCAGCCGCGAACGTCTCGATATGCTCTCGCTGGTGGCAGCGCCGCGCATGCAAAGTGCGCTGGAAAAACTGGCTATGCCGGCGTTCGTTTACTTTTTCAAACTGCTTTATCCGTTCGGTCTCAGCAATTCCCGACATTCGAGGATCGCCGCCGCGGCCGGCGGATTCGTACTGGTACGGACTTCGATGCTCGATGAGATTGACGCTTTTGCCTCCCTTAAAGGCGAGCTTATCGATGACTGCGCACTGGCGATGAAGGTCAAGCGCGCGGGCGGCAACATCTGGCTGGGACTCAGCCATGCGGTGATAAGTCAGCGGCGCAATCAGCAACTCGCCGACCTGTGGCGCATGGTGTCGCGCACCGCGTTTACCCAGTTGCGGTATTCGGGTGTCGCGCTCTGTGTCTGCACTGTAACGATGTTCATCGCCTTCGTGAGCCCGTTGCTGGCGATGAGCAGCGCGCACGCAGCGACTCGTGTTGTCTCAATCGCGGCGCTGGCCATGATGATGCTCAGTTATCTTCCCACTCTGTTGTACTATCGGCGCTCACCCGCCTGGGTGCTGAGCCTGCCGCTCGCCGCCCTGCTCTATCTTGCCATGACCTGGGGCTCCGCCATCGGCTACTGGCGCGGTCGGCGCGCCAGCTGGAAGGGGCGCGTATACCGCGCAGAAACCTTATGA
- a CDS encoding ABC transporter substrate-binding protein yields the protein MISDRNTGVLWNSLIVTLIFALTAPCVTAETTAESESTPTAVVEAFQNELIAVMKAAPELGYHGRYARLAPAVRRSHDIATISRISVGSYWDGLDRAQQARLVETFGDLSISTYAERFDGYSGERFDTQSSGDLSAEVAGVRSLLMKADGGEIQFDYVLHKDDRGWRIVNIVVDGVSDLALKRAEYAEILSRDGFHALIAALKEKIAANAQ from the coding sequence ATGATTAGCGATCGCAACACAGGCGTGTTATGGAATTCGCTGATCGTGACGCTTATTTTTGCGCTGACCGCGCCCTGCGTCACGGCCGAGACCACGGCAGAGAGCGAGTCTACGCCGACGGCAGTCGTGGAGGCCTTTCAGAACGAACTGATAGCGGTAATGAAAGCAGCCCCAGAACTCGGCTACCACGGTCGTTACGCGCGCCTGGCGCCGGCGGTGCGCCGCAGCCACGACATCGCCACGATCTCGCGCATCTCGGTAGGCAGCTACTGGGACGGACTCGATCGCGCACAACAGGCGAGGCTTGTCGAAACCTTCGGCGATCTCAGCATTTCGACGTATGCGGAACGCTTCGATGGATATTCGGGCGAGCGCTTCGATACCCAGTCCAGCGGCGACCTGAGCGCCGAGGTAGCAGGCGTGCGCAGCCTGCTTATGAAGGCGGATGGCGGCGAAATCCAATTTGACTATGTATTGCACAAAGACGATCGCGGCTGGCGTATCGTTAATATCGTGGTCGACGGGGTGAGCGATCTCGCACTCAAACGCGCGGAATACGCGGAAATCCTGAGCCGCGACGGCTTCCACGCACTGATCGCGGCGCTTAAAGAAAAGATTGCCGCCAACGCGCAGTAA
- a CDS encoding nitrate- and nitrite sensing domain-containing protein, giving the protein MKHLKIWQKLALMAIVFLVWFAAVTYKMVSSINTLGVEFARQEMRGVDYYIPLLALLKDLQQHRSMANAWLSGDAAFRDNLATKDADIENDIAKVDAVDQQLDSALHTSKEWTALRAACSELVSKTPGLSADDSFQQHTSVIGKTIALITHVGDASNLTLDPDIDSYYLMNVLIFQGPEVSELLAQASGLGIGMTAAKGGTAEEFERLDRLSVLVDFLQNNVKDSLSRALAFNAALKPQLEAHINATESAVRQAAGDIRRLAASKKVDDYAVDYYGPITRSVHSIYEIENHVTGTLIELLNKRIEKFQHEVRYILAWAALGLLMVSLISLFIMRDITVPLGKLLAFRQPDRDRRPERASQVRGAQG; this is encoded by the coding sequence ATGAAACACCTAAAAATTTGGCAGAAGCTGGCCTTGATGGCGATCGTCTTTTTAGTCTGGTTTGCGGCGGTGACCTACAAGATGGTTTCCTCCATCAACACATTGGGAGTTGAATTCGCACGTCAGGAGATGCGCGGTGTGGACTATTACATTCCGCTGCTGGCACTGCTGAAAGACCTGCAGCAGCACCGTAGCATGGCCAATGCCTGGTTGAGCGGCGACGCGGCTTTCAGGGACAACCTCGCCACCAAAGACGCCGACATCGAGAACGACATCGCGAAAGTGGACGCAGTGGACCAGCAGCTGGATAGCGCCCTGCACACGAGTAAGGAATGGACTGCCTTGCGCGCTGCCTGCAGCGAACTTGTGAGCAAGACGCCCGGCCTCTCTGCGGACGACAGTTTCCAGCAGCATACCAGCGTGATTGGCAAAACCATCGCCTTGATCACCCACGTCGGTGACGCCTCTAATCTGACGCTCGATCCCGACATTGACAGCTACTACCTGATGAATGTGCTCATTTTTCAAGGGCCGGAGGTAAGCGAATTATTGGCCCAGGCCAGCGGTCTTGGCATTGGCATGACGGCGGCCAAGGGCGGGACCGCTGAGGAGTTCGAAAGACTGGACCGCCTGTCCGTCCTGGTGGACTTTCTGCAGAACAACGTTAAGGACTCGCTAAGCAGGGCACTGGCGTTTAATGCAGCGCTCAAGCCGCAGTTGGAAGCGCACATAAATGCCACCGAGAGCGCGGTGCGGCAAGCCGCGGGCGATATCAGACGGCTGGCTGCTAGCAAGAAGGTAGATGACTACGCTGTGGACTATTACGGGCCCATTACCCGCAGCGTCCATTCGATCTATGAAATCGAGAATCATGTCACGGGCACCTTGATTGAATTGCTAAACAAACGCATCGAGAAATTCCAGCATGAGGTGCGCTATATCCTGGCGTGGGCGGCTCTTGGCCTGCTGATGGTTTCACTTATTAGTCTTTTCATCATGCGCGATATCACGGTTCCTCTCGGCAAGCTGCTTGCTTTCCGCCAACCAGATCGCGACCGGCGACCTGAACGTGCAAGCCAAGTCCGAGGCGCGCAAGGATGA
- a CDS encoding PAS domain S-box protein, translating into MLSRAFANMAGSLSTLAQDKLRESEVRFRSVVQTASDAIVLAGKGGNIISWNRGAHEIFGYGEDEVLGQSVSLIIPERLQGAHTAGMARVSAGGNAHLIGKDLELVGRRRDGSEFPVQLTLNMWRVGSETYYSGTMRDITMRKHAEEQMRASLAEKEILLKEIHHRVKNNMQVISSMLNLQMGRIQEPRTREMFRDAQNRIKSMALIHERLYQQHTLARVEFAAYLRQLVGHLLRSYRTSAVTLKFEADEVSLDIDTAVPCGLIVNELVANALKHAFADGRTGVLTVILRASEAGSEVGRARLIVADDGPGIAAGFDLRKATSLGLQLVADLTEQIGGVIESSNDHGARWTLSFPASRPQRAPAANTSTLPDAA; encoded by the coding sequence ATGCTGAGCCGGGCATTCGCCAATATGGCCGGGAGCTTGTCAACGCTTGCCCAGGACAAGTTGCGCGAGTCGGAAGTTCGCTTCCGCTCCGTCGTGCAGACCGCGTCGGATGCCATCGTGCTGGCCGGCAAAGGCGGCAACATCATCTCGTGGAACCGGGGCGCGCACGAGATTTTCGGCTACGGGGAAGACGAAGTGCTGGGTCAATCCGTCAGTCTAATCATTCCCGAACGTCTCCAGGGGGCGCATACGGCTGGTATGGCCCGCGTCAGCGCCGGCGGCAACGCGCATCTGATCGGCAAGGACTTGGAGCTGGTCGGGCGCCGTCGGGACGGAAGTGAGTTCCCTGTCCAGCTTACGCTCAACATGTGGCGCGTCGGGAGCGAAACGTATTACTCGGGAACCATGCGCGACATCACCATGCGCAAACACGCCGAAGAGCAGATGCGCGCATCGCTGGCGGAGAAAGAGATACTCCTGAAGGAGATTCACCACCGGGTCAAGAACAACATGCAGGTAATCTCATCGATGCTGAACCTGCAGATGGGGCGTATCCAGGAGCCGCGCACGCGCGAGATGTTCCGTGACGCGCAGAACCGCATCAAGAGCATGGCCCTGATTCACGAACGGCTTTATCAGCAGCACACCCTGGCGCGGGTGGAATTCGCCGCTTACCTGCGCCAGTTGGTGGGTCATTTGCTGCGATCCTACCGCACCAGCGCGGTGACGCTGAAGTTCGAGGCTGACGAGGTCTCGCTCGACATCGACACCGCCGTGCCCTGCGGCCTGATCGTCAACGAGCTGGTCGCCAACGCCCTCAAGCACGCGTTCGCCGACGGCCGTACCGGCGTATTAACCGTTATCTTACGCGCGAGTGAGGCAGGCAGCGAAGTCGGTCGCGCGCGGCTGATCGTCGCCGACGACGGTCCCGGCATTGCGGCGGGATTTGATCTGCGCAAGGCCACGTCGCTGGGCCTGCAACTGGTGGCCGATCTCACTGAGCAGATCGGCGGCGTAATTGAATCGAGCAACGATCATGGCGCGCGCTGGACACTCAGCTTTCCCGCCTCACGTCCCCAGCGGGCGCCAGCGGCCAATACGAGCACCCTTCCGGACGCGGCGTAA